Proteins from one Halovivax limisalsi genomic window:
- a CDS encoding lipopolysaccharide biosynthesis protein: MTTPDDVSFGRETLKGVAARLAMYLFGFAATAYFARELGPAVFGGFFLLLSVVQFANRVPHGLGGACQKRLAEVDTSNEELLGLTLGATVACGTVAATLAFVGRDLLIAYTGIPNAPVLAVALFVSMSTFLPLQFLLAGTGRFGVTHWIDLGREVLKTVLQFGLVVLGFGVTGMTAGFVVATLCFLPVLFWLLGLRPAVPTRATAVRVWEYARYNVPTNIVGKAYTRFDVFLLGWVGLTASVGFYEVALSVTGLATLVSGVVMDGLISKVSDLSSRDLAIGETVTAAISYTSAIAIPLLVIVVFLGDAVVEAIYGSAYAATVPLLGGIAVYRILQTQREPLDSAVKGMGRPDTAFRISAVTVAVNFALGVPLVLTVGPIGVIAATIAAESLRWDRLHRALRRNGATVPRFPDPLRIQFRSAAGMAAVVAGLTRLGSAPGPGEVALVSALGVATYLTLLLAQDRRARRTVVAAALAARGFLGADEPVRAVH, translated from the coding sequence ATGACCACGCCAGACGACGTTTCGTTCGGCCGCGAAACGCTCAAAGGGGTAGCTGCGAGGCTGGCGATGTACCTGTTCGGCTTCGCGGCCACCGCGTACTTCGCCCGCGAGCTCGGTCCAGCGGTGTTCGGGGGCTTCTTCCTCCTGCTCTCGGTCGTCCAGTTCGCGAACCGCGTCCCGCACGGCCTGGGCGGGGCGTGCCAGAAGCGCCTCGCGGAGGTGGACACGTCGAACGAGGAGCTCCTCGGGCTGACCCTCGGCGCGACCGTCGCCTGCGGGACCGTCGCCGCGACCCTCGCGTTCGTCGGTCGCGACCTCCTGATCGCGTACACCGGGATCCCGAACGCGCCCGTCCTCGCCGTCGCGCTCTTCGTCTCGATGTCGACGTTCCTCCCGCTCCAGTTCCTGCTCGCGGGAACGGGACGGTTCGGCGTCACCCACTGGATCGACCTGGGTCGGGAGGTGCTGAAGACCGTCCTCCAGTTCGGACTCGTCGTCCTCGGCTTCGGCGTGACGGGGATGACCGCGGGATTCGTCGTCGCAACCCTGTGTTTCCTGCCCGTCCTCTTCTGGCTCCTCGGACTTCGACCTGCGGTCCCGACCCGGGCAACGGCGGTCCGCGTCTGGGAGTACGCGAGGTACAACGTCCCCACGAACATCGTCGGGAAGGCCTACACCCGGTTCGACGTCTTCCTTCTCGGGTGGGTCGGATTGACGGCGTCGGTCGGCTTCTACGAGGTCGCCCTCTCGGTGACGGGACTGGCGACGCTCGTCTCGGGCGTCGTGATGGACGGGCTCATCAGCAAAGTTAGCGATCTGTCGAGCAGGGATCTCGCGATCGGCGAGACCGTCACGGCCGCGATCTCCTACACGAGCGCGATCGCGATCCCGCTGCTCGTGATCGTCGTCTTCCTCGGCGACGCCGTCGTCGAGGCGATCTACGGCTCGGCGTACGCGGCGACCGTCCCCTTGCTCGGGGGGATCGCCGTCTATCGGATCCTCCAGACCCAGCGAGAACCCCTCGACAGCGCCGTCAAGGGGATGGGGCGACCGGACACCGCCTTCAGAATCTCGGCGGTGACCGTCGCCGTCAATTTCGCGCTCGGGGTCCCCCTCGTCCTGACCGTCGGTCCGATCGGCGTGATCGCGGCGACGATCGCCGCGGAGTCGCTCCGCTGGGATCGCCTCCACAGGGCGCTCCGCCGGAACGGTGCGACCGTCCCTCGATTCCCCGACCCGCTCCGGATCCAGTTTCGAAGCGCCGCGGGGATGGCCGCCGTCGTGGCCGGACTCACCCGGCTCGGCTCCGCCCCCGGGCCGGGTGAAGTCGCGCTCGTTAGCGCTCTGGGCGTCGCCACGTACCTGACGCTCCTGCTGGCCCAGGACCGGCGCGCTCGGAGGACCGTCGTCGCGGCCGCGCTCGCCGCTCGCGGCTTCCTCGGCGCCGACGAACCGGTCCGGGCGGTGCACTAG